Proteins from one Desulfonema limicola genomic window:
- the sucC gene encoding ADP-forming succinate--CoA ligase subunit beta, protein MKIHEYQAKELFRKHNVPVPEGSVAFSVDEAKAVAEKLGAYPVVVKAQIHAGGRGKGGGVKVAKDASEFEKYAKEILGMTLVTKQTGPEGKLVKKLLIEQGLNIAKELYLSVLPDRATAKMVIMASEEGGMDIEEVAEKTPEKIIKVYIDPLLGIQPYHLREAAFGLNIPAPAMKQFNAMLKNLYNMAVSCDCSMIEINPLVLTAEDNVIALDAKVDFDSNALYRHKDIVEYRDLDEEDPNEVEASKFDLNYIHLGSGNVGNMVNGAGLAMATMDCIKLAGGNPINFLDVGGGASAEQIENGFRILQSDDSVKAILINIFGGILRCDRLANGVVQAAEKVGLKVPVIIRMEGTNLEEGKKILAESGLELINAADLKDAAEKLKAAIQ, encoded by the coding sequence ATGAAAATCCATGAGTATCAAGCAAAAGAATTATTTAGAAAGCATAATGTTCCCGTGCCTGAAGGCAGTGTAGCTTTCAGTGTTGACGAGGCAAAAGCTGTTGCAGAAAAACTGGGCGCATATCCGGTAGTTGTTAAAGCCCAGATCCACGCTGGAGGACGCGGCAAAGGCGGCGGTGTTAAAGTTGCCAAAGATGCGTCTGAATTTGAAAAATACGCCAAAGAAATCCTGGGTATGACCCTGGTAACAAAACAGACCGGACCTGAAGGTAAACTCGTAAAAAAGCTTCTTATTGAACAAGGTTTAAATATTGCCAAAGAACTCTACCTGAGTGTCCTGCCCGACCGCGCCACAGCCAAGATGGTAATCATGGCAAGCGAAGAAGGAGGCATGGATATTGAAGAGGTTGCAGAAAAAACACCTGAAAAGATCATCAAGGTCTATATTGATCCGCTTTTAGGCATTCAGCCTTATCACCTGAGAGAAGCTGCATTCGGCCTGAATATTCCCGCACCTGCCATGAAACAGTTCAATGCCATGCTTAAAAATCTTTATAATATGGCAGTATCCTGCGATTGTTCCATGATAGAAATCAATCCCCTGGTACTCACAGCAGAAGATAATGTCATTGCCCTTGATGCCAAGGTTGATTTTGACTCAAATGCACTTTACCGTCATAAAGATATTGTGGAGTACAGGGATCTTGACGAAGAAGATCCCAACGAGGTGGAAGCTTCCAAATTTGATCTTAATTATATCCATCTGGGCAGCGGAAATGTTGGTAACATGGTAAACGGCGCAGGTCTTGCAATGGCTACAATGGACTGCATCAAGCTTGCAGGGGGCAACCCAATAAACTTCCTGGACGTAGGGGGCGGAGCAAGTGCAGAACAGATTGAAAACGGTTTCCGTATTCTCCAGAGCGACGACAGTGTGAAAGCCATCCTCATTAATATATTCGGTGGAATCCTTCGGTGCGACCGCCTGGCAAACGGGGTTGTTCAGGCTGCTGAAAAAGTGGGACTGAAAGTTCCGGTAATTATCCGCATGGAAGGAACCAACCTTGAAGAAGGCAAAAAGATACTGGCTGAATCAGGTCTGGAACTTATTAACGCAGCCGACCTCAAGGATGCTGCAGAAAAACTCAAGGCAGCCATCCAGTAA
- a CDS encoding acyl-CoA carboxylase subunit beta, producing the protein MGIVADKIKDLKDREKKILQMGGEKAVAKHKDQGKLTARERLDLFFDPGTFREIDMFVTHRCVNFGMEKVDVPSDGVVTGHGLVNGRPVFAFSQDFTSRAGSLGEMHAKKICKVMDMALKSGAPFVGFNDSGGARIQEGVDALSGFGQIFYRNAISSGVIPQISAIMGTTAGGAVYSPAMTDYIFMVKNTSFMFITGPQVIKAVTGEEISFEDLGGASAHNEKSGVSHFACESEEDAINKIKDMLSYLPSNNMEDPPIVDTGDDPRRTDPALDTIIPDSPNQSYDMKAVIRSLVDNGEMFEPHEYYAPNIIICFARMNGRSIGIIANQPAVMGGCLDINASDKASRFIRFCDAFNIPMLTIADVPGYLPGSDQEWGGIIRHGAKLLWTYSEATVPKLLLVTRKDYGGSYLAMCSKDLGADMAFAWPTAEIAVMGAAGAANIIHAREIKGADDPAATRKQKIEEYNELFSNPYCAATRGYIDAVIVPSETRPRLIDALEVLCTKRELRPPKKHGNIPL; encoded by the coding sequence ATGGGTATTGTTGCAGATAAAATAAAGGATCTTAAAGATCGGGAAAAAAAGATTCTGCAAATGGGCGGTGAAAAAGCTGTTGCCAAACATAAGGATCAGGGAAAGCTTACGGCCCGTGAAAGACTGGATCTTTTTTTTGATCCAGGCACATTTCGTGAGATTGATATGTTCGTTACCCACAGATGCGTAAATTTTGGCATGGAAAAGGTTGACGTACCTTCAGACGGTGTTGTTACAGGACACGGACTGGTAAACGGTCGTCCTGTATTTGCTTTTTCCCAGGATTTTACCTCAAGAGCAGGAAGCCTTGGAGAGATGCACGCCAAGAAAATCTGCAAAGTAATGGACATGGCTCTTAAATCAGGCGCTCCTTTTGTGGGTTTCAATGATTCAGGCGGAGCAAGAATTCAGGAAGGAGTTGACGCACTTTCAGGTTTTGGACAGATTTTTTACAGAAATGCCATATCTTCAGGCGTTATTCCCCAGATTTCAGCAATTATGGGCACCACAGCAGGCGGCGCTGTTTATTCTCCTGCAATGACCGATTATATCTTTATGGTAAAAAATACCAGTTTCATGTTTATTACCGGTCCCCAGGTTATCAAGGCTGTTACTGGTGAAGAAATCAGTTTTGAAGATTTGGGCGGTGCATCTGCACATAATGAAAAGAGCGGTGTATCTCATTTTGCATGTGAATCTGAAGAAGATGCTATTAACAAAATCAAAGATATGCTTTCTTATCTGCCGTCCAATAATATGGAAGATCCCCCTATTGTTGACACAGGAGATGACCCCAGGCGTACAGACCCTGCACTGGACACAATTATTCCTGACAGCCCCAACCAGTCCTATGACATGAAAGCTGTTATCAGGTCTCTTGTAGATAACGGCGAGATGTTTGAGCCTCATGAGTATTATGCTCCAAATATTATTATCTGCTTTGCCAGGATGAACGGACGCAGTATTGGTATTATTGCAAACCAGCCTGCAGTTATGGGCGGCTGTCTTGACATTAATGCTTCTGACAAGGCTTCCAGGTTTATCCGTTTCTGCGATGCTTTTAATATTCCCATGCTCACCATTGCTGATGTACCCGGCTATCTGCCTGGAAGCGACCAGGAATGGGGCGGAATTATCCGCCACGGCGCAAAACTGCTTTGGACATACTCAGAAGCCACAGTTCCCAAACTCCTGCTCGTAACCCGCAAGGACTACGGCGGATCATATCTTGCCATGTGTTCTAAAGACTTAGGCGCTGATATGGCTTTTGCATGGCCCACGGCTGAAATAGCTGTTATGGGTGCTGCCGGGGCAGCTAATATTATTCATGCAAGAGAAATCAAAGGTGCAGATGATCCTGCTGCAACACGAAAACAAAAGATTGAAGAATATAATGAGTTGTTCTCAAATCCCTATTGTGCTGCAACAAGGGGATATATTGACGCAGTTATCGTACCAAGCGAAACAAGGCCCCGTCTTATTGATGCGCTTGAAGTTCTTTGTACCAAACGGGAGCTTAGACCCCCGAAAAAACACGGTAATATACCGCTTTAA
- the mce gene encoding methylmalonyl-CoA epimerase, with translation MKILKIDHLGIAVNSIDDGKNFWSDVLGLKFEGAETVQEQKVTTAFFPVGESEVELLESTSPDGPVAKFIEKKGQGFQHVAFRVENIEEALEELKEKGIQLIDQKPRIGAGGAKIAFLHPKATGGVLVELCQR, from the coding sequence ATGAAAATACTCAAAATAGATCATCTGGGAATTGCTGTAAACAGTATTGATGACGGGAAAAATTTCTGGTCAGATGTTTTAGGACTTAAATTTGAAGGTGCTGAAACAGTTCAGGAACAAAAAGTAACAACTGCATTTTTTCCAGTTGGTGAAAGTGAAGTGGAACTTCTTGAATCAACTTCTCCTGATGGTCCTGTTGCAAAATTTATTGAGAAAAAAGGCCAGGGTTTTCAGCATGTAGCCTTTCGTGTAGAAAATATTGAAGAAGCACTTGAAGAACTTAAAGAAAAAGGTATCCAGCTTATTGACCAGAAACCAAGAATAGGAGCAGGCGGAGCAAAAATAGCTTTTTTGCATCCCAAGGCAACCGGTGGTGTACTGGTTGAACTTTGTCAAAGATAA
- a CDS encoding TetR/AcrR family transcriptional regulator yields the protein MLNGLKPDVKERLEAAVLEIFSESDFHKASIRDVAKKAGVSFSTIYNHYGSKERLVFAFVDVWMGKLTDRIIDHLQGIEDLKEKLRKVFWVQVDYYERHPGLGRILFMTLPMKTWMVDETFKQKKMIDMFLTVLRQGQEEGILTSDLRAGILLDFIMGFIQRSFFMWVLRGQDYSMSEQANAMFEMVWQGISKSSKTK from the coding sequence ATGTTAAATGGTCTTAAGCCTGATGTAAAAGAGCGACTTGAAGCTGCTGTGTTGGAAATTTTTTCAGAATCAGATTTTCACAAGGCAAGTATCCGGGATGTTGCTAAAAAAGCAGGGGTCAGTTTCAGTACAATCTACAATCATTACGGCAGTAAAGAGCGCCTTGTTTTTGCCTTTGTTGATGTATGGATGGGAAAACTTACAGACCGGATTATTGACCATCTCCAGGGAATTGAAGACCTGAAAGAAAAATTAAGAAAGGTTTTCTGGGTTCAGGTAGATTATTATGAACGTCATCCGGGCCTGGGACGTATCCTGTTTATGACTTTGCCAATGAAAACCTGGATGGTTGATGAAACCTTTAAACAAAAAAAAATGATTGATATGTTTTTGACTGTTCTCCGCCAGGGCCAGGAAGAAGGAATTCTTACATCAGATCTTCGGGCTGGAATACTGCTTGATTTTATTATGGGATTCATTCAGCGTTCTTTTTTTATGTGGGTTTTGCGGGGTCAGGATTATAGTATGTCAGAACAGGCAAATGCCATGTTTGAAATGGTATGGCAGGGCATATCCAAGTCTTCAAAAACAAAATAA
- a CDS encoding pyruvate carboxylase subunit B: MSDQVTMTEMNYGPDRPAAKNPVKIMDLSLRDGHQSLFATRGRTEDMIPVAELMDEIGFWAIETWGGATFDTMHRFLNEDPWERLRTLKRYIKKTPFSMLLRAQNLVGYRNYADDLAEVFVERAAENGMDVFRTFDALNDYRNFETVVKGIKKAGKHFQGCICYTMTEPRLGGDVYNLDYYVNKAKDLESMGADSICIKDMAGLIAPYDAYKLIKALKEAVKPPIHLHSHFTSGMSPMSHLKAIEAGVDIVDTCMTPYAYRTSHAAVEPLVMALLGTNRDTGFDIKKLAVINEILEKEVMPKYKHLLDDSKVSVIDINVLLHQTPGGMLSNLVNQLREMDALDKIGEVYKELPRVRKDLGQIPLVTPTSQIVGIQTVNNVLFDDENERYKMITGQVKDLCYGLYGKTAVPINPEVQKKALKGYPRGEEPITCRPAEVLEPELEKASKEIGDLAKDIDDQVLYAIYPVTGKKFLKWKYGVEAPPKDVLPRTLEDVKKQDELIKKAKAGLLYEKKDAPEKGKATRKFNVFIDGDYFEVDVDEPGGAPVIAYQAPAAAPAAAPAPAAAPSAPKPAAPAAPRPAPAAPKPAAPKPAAPAASAAVDGTPLKAPMPGMIVSYSKAVGDAVKAGDTVVVLEAMKMENALSAPCDGTVKAINFTSGDSVAKNDVLAVIG; this comes from the coding sequence ATGAGCGATCAAGTAACAATGACCGAAATGAATTACGGCCCTGACAGACCTGCTGCTAAAAATCCAGTTAAGATAATGGATCTGTCTCTGCGCGACGGTCATCAGTCCCTGTTTGCCACCCGCGGCAGAACAGAAGATATGATTCCTGTTGCCGAGCTTATGGATGAAATAGGTTTTTGGGCAATAGAAACCTGGGGCGGTGCTACCTTTGATACTATGCACAGATTCCTTAACGAAGATCCCTGGGAAAGACTCCGCACTTTAAAAAGATATATTAAGAAAACTCCTTTTTCCATGCTTCTCAGGGCACAGAACCTGGTTGGATACAGAAATTATGCTGATGATCTTGCAGAGGTTTTTGTTGAAAGAGCAGCAGAAAATGGAATGGATGTTTTCAGAACCTTTGATGCTCTTAATGACTACCGCAATTTTGAAACCGTTGTTAAAGGGATTAAAAAAGCAGGAAAACATTTCCAGGGCTGTATCTGCTACACCATGACCGAACCCCGCCTCGGCGGCGATGTTTATAATCTGGATTATTATGTCAACAAGGCCAAAGATCTGGAATCAATGGGCGCTGACAGTATTTGTATCAAGGATATGGCAGGTCTGATTGCTCCCTATGATGCATATAAGCTTATCAAGGCTTTGAAAGAGGCTGTTAAACCTCCTATTCATCTGCACAGCCATTTTACCTCGGGCATGTCTCCAATGAGTCATCTCAAAGCCATTGAAGCAGGAGTTGATATTGTTGATACATGTATGACTCCTTATGCTTACCGCACATCTCATGCAGCAGTTGAGCCTCTGGTAATGGCACTTCTGGGAACCAACAGGGATACCGGCTTTGATATTAAAAAACTGGCTGTAATCAATGAAATTCTTGAAAAAGAGGTAATGCCAAAATATAAGCATCTGCTGGATGACAGCAAGGTTTCTGTTATTGACATTAACGTTCTTCTCCATCAGACACCCGGCGGAATGCTTTCCAACCTGGTTAATCAGCTCCGCGAAATGGATGCTCTTGATAAAATCGGTGAAGTTTACAAAGAGCTTCCCAGAGTTCGTAAAGATCTGGGCCAGATTCCCCTGGTTACACCTACCAGCCAGATTGTGGGTATCCAGACTGTCAATAACGTACTTTTTGACGATGAAAATGAGCGTTACAAGATGATTACAGGCCAGGTTAAAGACCTTTGCTACGGCCTGTATGGTAAAACTGCAGTTCCCATCAATCCCGAGGTTCAGAAAAAAGCTCTCAAAGGCTATCCAAGAGGTGAAGAACCCATTACCTGCCGTCCTGCTGAGGTATTGGAACCTGAACTGGAAAAAGCAAGCAAAGAAATCGGTGATCTGGCTAAGGATATTGACGACCAGGTACTCTATGCCATTTATCCTGTAACAGGTAAAAAATTCCTCAAATGGAAATACGGTGTTGAGGCTCCTCCCAAAGATGTACTGCCCAGAACTCTGGAAGATGTTAAAAAACAGGATGAACTTATCAAAAAGGCAAAAGCAGGCCTGCTGTACGAAAAGAAAGATGCTCCTGAAAAGGGCAAAGCCACCCGCAAGTTCAACGTATTTATTGACGGCGATTACTTTGAAGTTGATGTTGACGAACCAGGCGGCGCTCCTGTTATTGCATACCAGGCACCGGCAGCAGCTCCGGCAGCAGCTCCAGCTCCGGCAGCAGCACCTTCTGCACCAAAACCAGCAGCTCCGGCAGCTCCCAGACCAGCACCTGCTGCACCAAAACCGGCAGCTCCCAAACCAGCAGCTCCAGCAGCTTCTGCCGCTGTTGACGGAACCCCGCTGAAAGCACCAATGCCGGGCATGATTGTCAGCTATTCCAAAGCCGTGGGCGATGCTGTAAAAGCCGGTGACACTGTGGTTGTTCTGGAAGCCATGAAAATGGAAAATGCCCTGTCTGCTCCATGTGATGGAACAGTAAAAGCTATTAATTTTACAAGCGGTGATTCTGTAGCTAAAAATGACGTACTTGCCGTAATCGGATAA
- a CDS encoding DUF86 domain-containing protein encodes MTNKELLSQYPEINWKGAKAMRDIITHHYFDIDAEIIFEVCKNNIRPLRDTLSTIIAEFAIKPKY; translated from the coding sequence ATAACCAATAAGGAATTACTATCCCAATATCCTGAAATAAACTGGAAAGGGGCTAAAGCTATGAGAGATATTATTACTCATCATTATTTTGATATTGATGCAGAGATAATATTTGAAGTCTGTAAAAACAACATAAGGCCCCTGAGGGATACACTTTCAACAATCATAGCTGAGTTTGCTATAAAACCAAAATATTAA
- the meaB gene encoding methylmalonyl Co-A mutase-associated GTPase MeaB produces MFKDPQYYIQGVLDNNRLMLSRTITLIESSLPGHQEMARTIIDRLLPYTGNAVRLGITGVPGAGKSTFIEALGTMLTQMGHRVAVLAIDPSSTRSGGSILGDKTRMEKLAVNDMAFIRPSPSSGTLGGVARKTRETMLLCEAAGYDVIIVETVGVGQSETTVASMVDFFLVLMISGAGDELQGIKKGVLEVADAIVINKADGDNVTRAKLAKKEYETALHLLTPVTPNWSPPVLTCSSLEMTGIDEIWNTIAEHRQILTASGEIEAKRKNQALEWMNFLIKEGLETWFKNSHHVKDLLPEIKKDVENGKKAPTVAAGELLLFLEKNR; encoded by the coding sequence ATGTTTAAAGATCCTCAATATTATATTCAAGGTGTTCTGGACAATAACCGGCTGATGCTGTCAAGAACTATCACCTTAATTGAAAGTTCTCTGCCAGGTCATCAGGAAATGGCGCGTACCATTATTGACAGACTTCTGCCTTATACAGGAAATGCTGTAAGGTTAGGCATTACAGGTGTGCCTGGAGCTGGTAAAAGTACTTTTATTGAAGCCCTGGGAACCATGCTGACTCAAATGGGGCACAGGGTAGCAGTTTTAGCCATAGACCCAAGCAGCACAAGAAGCGGGGGCAGTATCCTTGGTGATAAAACCAGGATGGAAAAGCTGGCTGTAAATGATATGGCATTTATACGCCCATCGCCTTCAAGCGGAACCCTGGGAGGAGTTGCCCGGAAAACCCGTGAAACCATGCTGCTTTGCGAGGCTGCAGGATATGATGTAATTATTGTGGAAACAGTAGGCGTAGGCCAGTCTGAAACAACTGTTGCCTCAATGGTGGATTTTTTCCTGGTTCTCATGATTTCAGGAGCAGGAGATGAACTTCAGGGCATAAAAAAAGGGGTGCTTGAGGTTGCTGACGCTATTGTTATAAACAAGGCTGACGGTGATAATGTAACCCGTGCAAAACTGGCAAAAAAAGAATATGAAACAGCACTCCATCTGCTGACCCCGGTTACACCCAACTGGTCTCCCCCTGTTCTTACATGCAGTTCTCTTGAAATGACGGGTATTGACGAAATATGGAATACTATTGCTGAACACAGACAGATACTTACAGCAAGCGGAGAGATAGAAGCAAAGCGCAAAAACCAGGCTCTTGAATGGATGAACTTTCTTATCAAGGAAGGACTTGAAACCTGGTTTAAAAATTCTCACCATGTAAAAGATCTTTTGCCTGAAATTAAGAAGGATGTGGAAAACGGGAAAAAAGCACCTACTGTTGCAGCCGGAGAACTGCTTTTGTTTCTTGAGAAAAACAGGTAA
- the scpA gene encoding methylmalonyl-CoA mutase — translation MSEHPDKQKWVELATKQLRGKTLESLEWMTPEGINVKPLYTAEDIEGLECVNTLPGLPPYVRGPMATMYTGRPWTIRQYAGFSTAKESNAFYRRNLAAGQKGLSVAFDLATHRGYDSDHPRVSGDIGKAGVAIDSVEDMKILFDSIPLDKMSVSMTMNGAVIPILAGYIVAAEEQGVSHEQLTGTIQNDILKEYLTRNTYIYPPTPSMRIISDIMAFCSKEMPKFNTISISGYHMMEAGANSVLQTAFTLADGLEYIRAALSAGMEIDTFAPRLSFFFGIGMNFFMDIAMLRAARFLWHRIVSQFNPKNPKSSMLRTHCQTSGWSLTEQDPYNNIIRTTLEAMSATLGGTQSLHTNSFDEAVGLPTDFSARIARNTQIIIQEESQICHTVDPLAGSYYVESLTNGIIEEAQKIIDEIEELGGMAKAIESGMPKMRIEESAARKQARIDQGLDVIVGVNKYKIEGDRDLDVLEVPATVRDEQIARLKEIKSTRDNAAVEKALADLTKAAETNGNILEMALPAVRARATLGEISDALEKVFGRYVATTRCISGAYSSEYAGNSETIDSLRKRTENFLEKQGRRPRMLVTKMGQDGHDRGIKVVATAYADLGFDVDISPMFQTPEEAAKMAIDNDVHIVGASSLAAGHKTLVPALIEELKKLGGEEIMVVAGGVIPPGDYQHLFDAGVKGVFGPGTSITDSANKVLTMLEEKYL, via the coding sequence ATGTCAGAACATCCGGATAAACAAAAATGGGTAGAGCTTGCAACAAAACAATTAAGAGGGAAAACCCTTGAAAGCCTTGAATGGATGACCCCTGAAGGCATTAATGTAAAACCTTTATATACTGCAGAAGATATTGAAGGACTGGAATGTGTCAACACACTTCCCGGACTGCCCCCGTACGTACGCGGGCCTATGGCTACCATGTACACAGGCCGCCCCTGGACAATCCGCCAGTATGCAGGTTTTTCAACAGCTAAGGAATCCAATGCCTTTTACAGGAGAAATCTTGCAGCAGGCCAGAAAGGACTTTCTGTTGCCTTTGACCTTGCAACCCATCGGGGATATGATTCAGACCATCCCAGGGTTTCAGGAGATATAGGCAAGGCTGGCGTAGCCATTGACTCTGTTGAGGATATGAAAATTCTTTTTGACAGCATTCCTCTGGATAAAATGTCAGTATCCATGACCATGAACGGTGCTGTTATCCCCATCCTGGCAGGTTATATTGTTGCAGCTGAAGAACAGGGCGTAAGCCATGAGCAGCTTACCGGAACAATTCAAAATGACATTCTCAAGGAATACCTGACCCGTAATACTTATATCTATCCGCCAACCCCTTCAATGCGTATTATATCTGACATTATGGCATTTTGTTCCAAAGAAATGCCTAAATTCAATACCATCAGCATCAGCGGATACCACATGATGGAAGCAGGAGCAAATTCTGTGCTTCAAACTGCATTTACCCTTGCTGACGGCCTGGAGTATATCAGGGCAGCATTAAGTGCAGGCATGGAAATAGATACCTTTGCCCCGCGTCTTTCTTTCTTTTTTGGCATTGGCATGAACTTTTTCATGGATATAGCCATGCTCAGGGCAGCCCGTTTCCTGTGGCACAGGATTGTAAGCCAGTTTAATCCTAAAAATCCAAAATCCTCCATGCTCAGGACCCATTGCCAGACATCAGGCTGGAGTCTGACAGAGCAGGATCCATATAATAATATCATAAGAACAACCCTTGAAGCCATGTCAGCAACCCTGGGCGGAACCCAGTCTCTGCACACTAACTCCTTTGATGAAGCAGTTGGACTGCCCACAGACTTTTCTGCAAGGATTGCCAGGAACACCCAGATCATTATCCAGGAGGAATCCCAGATATGCCATACTGTTGATCCCCTGGCTGGTTCTTATTATGTTGAAAGCCTTACCAACGGCATAATTGAAGAAGCCCAGAAAATTATAGATGAAATTGAAGAACTGGGAGGCATGGCAAAAGCCATTGAATCTGGTATGCCCAAGATGAGGATTGAAGAATCAGCAGCCAGAAAGCAGGCACGTATTGACCAGGGCCTGGATGTTATTGTCGGCGTTAATAAATACAAGATTGAGGGAGACAGGGACCTTGATGTTCTTGAGGTTCCGGCAACAGTTCGGGATGAACAGATTGCAAGACTTAAAGAAATCAAAAGTACCCGCGATAATGCTGCTGTTGAAAAAGCCCTGGCAGACCTGACAAAAGCTGCTGAAACCAATGGAAATATCCTTGAAATGGCACTGCCGGCTGTTCGGGCAAGAGCTACCCTGGGCGAAATATCAGATGCACTGGAAAAGGTATTTGGACGTTATGTAGCAACTACCCGTTGCATCTCAGGTGCATATTCCTCGGAATATGCAGGCAACAGCGAAACCATAGATTCACTGCGTAAACGCACGGAAAATTTCCTGGAAAAACAGGGCCGCCGCCCCAGAATGCTTGTTACCAAAATGGGACAAGACGGCCATGACCGGGGTATCAAGGTTGTTGCCACAGCATATGCTGATCTGGGATTTGATGTGGATATCAGCCCAATGTTTCAAACACCTGAAGAAGCTGCAAAAATGGCTATAGATAATGATGTTCATATAGTAGGCGCATCAAGCCTGGCAGCAGGCCACAAAACCCTGGTTCCTGCACTTATTGAAGAACTTAAAAAACTGGGCGGTGAAGAGATCATGGTTGTTGCAGGCGGGGTTATTCCTCCTGGTGATTATCAACATCTTTTTGATGCAGGTGTTAAAGGGGTTTTTGGTCCTGGAACCTCTATTACAGATTCAGCCAATAAGGTTTTGACCATGCTGGAAGAAAAATATCTGTAA
- the sucD gene encoding succinate--CoA ligase subunit alpha, whose protein sequence is MSILVNKDTKLLVQGITGKEGQFHTRACAEYGTQVVAGVTPGKGGQKMDEIPVFNSVKSAVAGTGANASMIFVPPPFAADAIMESADAGVPLIVCITEGIPVMDMMKVKNYLKDKPVRLIGPNCPGIITPGECKIGIMPAAIHKPGKIGVVSRSGTLTYEAVHALTLAGLGQTTCIGIGGDPVNGTNFIDCLSRFQEDDATEGIVMIGEIGGSAEEEAADFIKAKVTKPVVGFIAGLTAPPGRRMGHAGAIISGNSGTGKSKVEAMKANGINVCENLAYLKDVCSDTFK, encoded by the coding sequence GTGAGCATACTTGTCAATAAAGACACAAAACTATTAGTCCAGGGAATAACAGGAAAAGAAGGCCAGTTCCACACCCGCGCATGTGCCGAGTACGGCACCCAGGTAGTAGCCGGTGTAACACCGGGCAAAGGCGGCCAGAAAATGGATGAAATCCCGGTATTCAATTCAGTAAAATCAGCAGTTGCAGGAACCGGGGCAAATGCCAGCATGATCTTTGTACCCCCGCCCTTTGCAGCAGATGCAATCATGGAATCCGCAGACGCTGGAGTTCCGCTTATCGTATGTATTACCGAAGGCATTCCAGTAATGGATATGATGAAGGTAAAAAATTACCTTAAAGACAAACCTGTAAGACTTATCGGTCCAAACTGCCCAGGCATAATCACCCCGGGTGAATGCAAGATCGGCATCATGCCGGCAGCAATCCACAAACCCGGAAAAATCGGCGTTGTATCCCGCTCTGGAACCCTGACCTATGAAGCAGTCCACGCCCTGACCCTTGCAGGTCTGGGACAGACCACATGTATCGGTATCGGCGGAGACCCGGTTAACGGAACAAACTTCATTGACTGTTTAAGCCGCTTCCAGGAAGACGATGCAACCGAAGGCATAGTAATGATAGGTGAAATCGGCGGAAGCGCAGAAGAAGAAGCCGCAGACTTTATCAAGGCAAAGGTAACAAAACCGGTTGTAGGATTTATTGCAGGACTGACCGCCCCCCCAGGAAGAAGAATGGGACATGCAGGAGCCATAATCAGCGGCAACAGCGGAACAGGAAAAAGCAAGGTAGAAGCCATGAAAGCAAACGGCATAAACGTATGCGAAAACCTGGCTTATCTTAAAGATGTGTGTTCTGATACCTTTAAATAA